In Epinephelus fuscoguttatus linkage group LG15, E.fuscoguttatus.final_Chr_v1, a genomic segment contains:
- the tmem275a gene encoding transmembrane protein 275, with translation MVITDRNTGTPVPKKEPQNKTRRKSRPHGLPSPALCCACGLCIMLAGLNITLVGAFAFTTLVPSANPPIIIGPILLLVAFSFFGACCVCSRLPPPHSSRRSKVGGRGAGLMGHGGLAGGAAFEIETSEHTLQDTTAVQLSPTSSPGSSRASSPEKEAPDAALPGSCKLFTMETNGPSSVSATAVYSASTAAGGEVRLNLPREEVVT, from the coding sequence ATGGTCATCACTGATAGAAACACCGGCACCCCTGTACCCAAGAAGGAGCCCCAGAATAAGACGAGGAGGAAGTCTCGCCCTCATGGCCTGCCCTCTCCGGCACTCTGCTGTGCCTGCGGCCTATGCATCATGCTGGCTGGACTCAACATCACCCTGGTGGGAGCGTTCGCCTTCACCACACTGGTGCCTTCTGCCAATCCCCCGATCATCATTGGACCTATCCTACTGCTGGTGGCCTTCTCCTTTTTCGGGGCCTGTTGCGTGTGCAGCCGCCTCCCCCCTCCCCACAGCTCGCGGAGGTCTAAGGTGGGCGGCAGGGGCGCCGGGCTGATGGGACATGGCGGGCTGGCTGGTGGGGCAGCGTTTGAAATAGAGACCAGTGAGCACACACTGCAGGATACCACAGCTGTGCAGCTCAGCCCCACATCCTCCCCGGGATCGTCCCGGGCGTCCAGCCCAGAAAAGGAGGCTcccgacgcggccctgccaggGTCCTGCAAGCTCTTCACCATGGAGACCAACGGCCCTTCTTCTGTTTCCGCCACCGCAGTCTATTCagcctccacagcagcaggaggggaGGTGAGGCTCAACCTACCACGTGAGGAAGTGGTCACCTAG